One genomic region from Streptomyces sp. NBC_00457 encodes:
- a CDS encoding aspartate aminotransferase family protein → MGNPITVSTKDLSQTAYDHLWMHFTRMSSYEKSPVPTIVRGEGTYIYDDKGKRYLDGLAGLFVVQAGHGRVELAETAFKQAQELAFFPVWSYAHPKAIELAERLAHHAPGDLNKVFFTTGGGEAVETAWKLAKQYFKLVGKPTKHKVISRAVAYHGTPQGALSITGLPALKAPFEPLVPGAHKVPNTNIYRAPLFGDDPEAFGRWAADQIEQQILFEGADTVAAVFLEPVQNAGGCFPPPPGYFQRVREICDQYDVLLVSDEVICAFGRLGTMFACDKFDYVPDMITCAKGMTSGYSPIGACIISDRLAEPFYKEDNVFLHGYTFGGHPVSAAVGLANLDLFEREGLNQHVLDNEGAFRSTLEKLHDLPIVGDVRGNGFFYGIELVKDKATKESFDDEETERVLYGFLSKALYDNGLYCRADDRGDPVVQLAPPLISNQETFDEIEQILRATLTEAWTKL, encoded by the coding sequence GTGGGGAACCCGATAACCGTGAGCACCAAGGACCTCAGCCAGACCGCGTACGACCACCTGTGGATGCACTTCACCCGCATGTCCTCGTACGAGAAGTCCCCCGTCCCCACGATCGTCCGGGGCGAAGGCACCTACATCTACGACGACAAGGGCAAGCGGTACCTCGACGGTCTCGCCGGTCTGTTCGTGGTCCAGGCGGGCCACGGCCGCGTGGAGCTGGCGGAGACCGCCTTCAAGCAGGCCCAGGAGCTGGCGTTCTTCCCGGTGTGGTCCTACGCCCACCCGAAGGCCATCGAGCTGGCCGAGCGCCTCGCGCACCACGCCCCCGGCGACCTGAACAAGGTCTTCTTCACCACCGGCGGCGGCGAGGCGGTGGAGACCGCCTGGAAGCTGGCCAAGCAGTACTTCAAGCTGGTCGGCAAGCCCACCAAGCACAAGGTGATCTCCCGCGCGGTCGCGTACCACGGCACCCCCCAGGGCGCCCTGTCCATCACGGGTCTGCCGGCCCTGAAGGCCCCCTTCGAACCGCTGGTGCCGGGCGCGCACAAGGTCCCGAACACCAACATCTACCGCGCCCCGCTGTTCGGCGACGACCCCGAGGCCTTCGGCCGCTGGGCCGCCGACCAGATCGAGCAGCAGATCCTCTTCGAGGGCGCGGACACGGTTGCGGCCGTCTTCCTGGAGCCGGTGCAGAACGCGGGCGGCTGCTTCCCGCCCCCGCCCGGCTACTTCCAGCGCGTCCGCGAGATCTGCGACCAGTACGACGTACTGCTGGTCTCGGACGAGGTCATCTGCGCCTTCGGCCGCCTGGGCACCATGTTCGCCTGCGACAAGTTCGACTACGTCCCGGACATGATCACCTGCGCCAAGGGCATGACCTCGGGCTACTCCCCGATCGGCGCCTGCATCATCTCCGACCGCCTCGCCGAGCCGTTCTACAAGGAGGACAACGTCTTCCTGCACGGCTACACCTTCGGCGGCCACCCGGTCTCCGCCGCGGTCGGCCTCGCCAACCTCGACCTCTTCGAGCGCGAGGGCCTCAACCAGCACGTCCTCGACAACGAGGGCGCGTTCCGGTCGACCCTGGAGAAGCTGCACGACCTGCCGATCGTCGGCGACGTCCGCGGCAACGGCTTCTTCTACGGCATCGAGCTGGTCAAGGACAAGGCGACCAAGGAATCCTTCGACGACGAGGAGACCGAGCGCGTCCTGTACGGCTTCCTCTCCAAGGCGCTCTACGACAACGGCCTGTACTGCCGTGCCGACGACCGCGGCGACCCGGTCGTCCAGCTCGCCCCGCCGCTGATCTCCAACCAGGAGACGTTCGACGAGATCGAGCAGATCCTGCGCGCGACGCTGACGGAGGCGTGGACGAAGCTGTAA
- a CDS encoding TetR/AcrR family transcriptional regulator has translation MPLTEDGIYAMALRLIDTDGVEALTMRKLATALDANPMSLYHHVPNKDAVLSGVARTVGAQFRTATREGTAWQDRLRQLAEDFRTLARRHPELMTYSFGRPEFIQPEDPFWLGLTAVLEDAGVPQQETPQVAAPVCAAVLGVVIAEINGALQRWSALLPTTPAIDDGERAGAGPDGSRMFHLALEMIIMGLESRLAAQRAGRDGGESQ, from the coding sequence GTGCCGCTCACCGAGGACGGCATCTACGCCATGGCGCTGCGGCTCATCGACACTGACGGGGTCGAGGCGCTGACCATGCGCAAACTCGCGACCGCGCTGGACGCGAACCCGATGTCGCTGTACCACCACGTACCGAACAAGGACGCCGTGCTGAGCGGCGTGGCGAGAACGGTGGGCGCTCAGTTCCGCACCGCGACCCGGGAAGGCACTGCCTGGCAGGACCGCCTCCGCCAACTCGCCGAGGACTTCCGCACGCTGGCGCGCCGTCACCCCGAGCTCATGACCTACTCGTTCGGGCGACCGGAATTCATCCAGCCCGAAGACCCCTTCTGGCTCGGACTCACCGCCGTGCTGGAGGATGCGGGGGTACCGCAGCAAGAGACCCCGCAGGTGGCCGCTCCTGTCTGCGCCGCCGTACTCGGCGTGGTGATCGCCGAGATCAACGGTGCGCTCCAACGGTGGTCGGCTCTCCTGCCGACCACCCCCGCCATCGACGATGGCGAGCGCGCGGGTGCAGGCCCTGATGGCAGCCGGATGTTCCACCTGGCCCTGGAGATGATCATCATGGGACTGGAGAGCCGGCTGGCAGCCCAACGTGCTGGCCGGGACGGCGGTGAGAGCCAATGA
- a CDS encoding polyamine ABC transporter substrate-binding protein yields MLRALGGAAGLGVLAGCGVPAAYVEPGDRAGVDLSARDKRLSWANWPLYIDTDDADESRRPTLEAFEKRTGIAVDYVEEINDNDEFFGKISPALMNRQRTGRDLIVVSDWMCARFVRLGWVQEMDRARQPNVTKYLDPQLRSPAFDPGRTFTVPWQSGITGIAYDRRRLGRELRHVSDLWASDLKGRVTLLSGLDEAFALLMQGNGVDVTKWTADDFHTVCDQVEKYVHSGQIRRFTGNDYTKDLVSGDVLACQAYSGDVIQLQADNPDIRFLVPEEGAELWAESLMIPNLAAHKTNAERLIDYYYDPEVAAELAAWVNYVCPVPAAQDVLASSKDAETAALAEDPLIFPDAAMRQRLAIARDITGDERSEFAKRWNAIAGL; encoded by the coding sequence GTGCTGCGCGCCCTGGGTGGCGCCGCTGGGCTCGGGGTGCTCGCCGGGTGTGGTGTGCCTGCCGCGTATGTCGAGCCGGGGGACCGGGCCGGCGTCGATCTCTCCGCCAGGGACAAGCGGTTGAGCTGGGCGAACTGGCCGTTGTACATCGACACCGACGACGCGGACGAGTCGCGGCGGCCCACGCTGGAGGCGTTCGAGAAGCGGACGGGGATCGCCGTCGACTACGTCGAGGAGATCAACGACAACGACGAGTTCTTCGGCAAGATCAGCCCCGCGCTGATGAACCGTCAGCGGACCGGTCGCGATCTGATCGTCGTCAGCGACTGGATGTGCGCGCGGTTCGTGCGGCTCGGCTGGGTGCAGGAGATGGACCGCGCCCGGCAGCCGAACGTGACCAAGTACCTGGATCCGCAGCTCCGTTCGCCCGCCTTCGACCCCGGCCGCACGTTCACGGTGCCGTGGCAGTCGGGGATCACCGGTATCGCGTACGACCGCCGCAGGCTCGGCCGGGAACTCCGGCACGTCTCCGACCTGTGGGCGAGTGACCTCAAGGGCAGGGTCACGCTGCTGTCCGGGCTCGACGAGGCGTTCGCGCTGCTGATGCAGGGCAACGGCGTCGACGTCACGAAGTGGACGGCGGACGACTTCCACACGGTGTGCGACCAGGTCGAGAAGTACGTCCACAGCGGCCAGATCCGCCGCTTCACCGGCAACGACTACACCAAGGACCTGGTCAGCGGTGACGTACTGGCCTGTCAGGCGTACTCCGGCGATGTGATCCAGCTCCAGGCCGACAACCCCGACATCCGCTTCCTCGTCCCTGAGGAGGGCGCCGAGTTGTGGGCGGAGTCGCTGATGATCCCGAACCTGGCCGCCCACAAGACCAACGCCGAGCGGCTGATCGACTACTACTACGACCCCGAGGTCGCCGCCGAGTTGGCCGCCTGGGTCAACTACGTCTGCCCCGTCCCGGCCGCCCAGGACGTCCTCGCCTCGTCCAAGGACGCGGAGACCGCCGCGCTGGCCGAGGACCCGCTGATCTTCCCGGACGCGGCGATGCGTCAACGGCTCGCCATCGCGCGGGACATCACCGGGGATGAGCGGAGCGAGTTCGCGAAGCGGTGGAACGCGATCGCGGGGTTGTAG
- a CDS encoding gamma-aminobutyraldehyde dehydrogenase translates to MSTELRRLRNYIDGEFRDAADGRTTEVVNPVTGEAYATAPLSGQADVDAAMAAAAAAFPAWRDTTPAERQKALLKIADAFEERAEELIAAEVENTGKPIGLTRSEEIPPMVDQIRFFAGAARMLEGRSAGEYMEGLTSIVRREPVGVCAQVAPWNYPMMMAVWKFAPALAAGNTVVLKPSDTTPASTVLIAEIIGSIVPKGVFNVICGDRETGRMMVEHPVPAMASITGSVRAGMQVAESASKDVKRVHLELGGKAPVVVFEDTDIAKAVEDISVAGFFNAGQDCTAACRVLVHEAIHDEFVAALAKAAADTKTGQPDDEDVLFGPLNNPNQLKQVSGFIERLPAHARVEAGGKRVGDKGYFFAPTVVSGVKQDDEIIQKEVFGPVITVQSFSNEEQAVEWANGVEYALASSVWTKDHGRAMRMSKALDFGCVWINTHIPLVAEMPHGGFKKSGYGKDLSAYGFDDYTRIKHVMTSLEG, encoded by the coding sequence GTGAGCACCGAGCTGCGTCGTCTGCGCAATTACATCGACGGTGAGTTCCGGGACGCCGCCGACGGACGGACCACCGAGGTGGTCAACCCCGTGACGGGCGAGGCGTACGCGACCGCGCCGCTGTCCGGGCAGGCGGACGTCGACGCCGCGATGGCTGCCGCCGCCGCGGCCTTCCCGGCCTGGCGCGACACCACCCCGGCCGAGCGGCAGAAGGCCCTCCTGAAGATCGCGGACGCGTTCGAGGAGCGGGCGGAGGAACTGATCGCGGCCGAGGTGGAGAACACCGGCAAGCCGATCGGGCTCACCCGGTCCGAGGAGATCCCGCCGATGGTGGACCAGATCCGGTTCTTCGCCGGCGCGGCGCGGATGCTGGAGGGCCGTTCCGCCGGTGAGTACATGGAGGGGCTGACCTCGATCGTCCGGCGCGAGCCGGTCGGCGTCTGCGCGCAGGTCGCGCCGTGGAACTACCCGATGATGATGGCCGTATGGAAGTTCGCGCCGGCGCTGGCCGCGGGCAACACGGTCGTCCTGAAGCCGTCCGACACGACTCCGGCGTCGACGGTCCTGATCGCCGAGATCATCGGCTCGATCGTGCCCAAGGGTGTCTTCAACGTCATCTGCGGCGACCGCGAGACCGGGCGCATGATGGTCGAGCACCCCGTTCCGGCGATGGCCTCCATCACCGGTTCCGTGCGCGCCGGCATGCAGGTCGCCGAGTCCGCGTCCAAGGACGTCAAGCGGGTCCACCTGGAGCTGGGCGGCAAGGCGCCGGTCGTCGTCTTCGAGGACACCGACATCGCCAAGGCCGTCGAGGACATCTCCGTCGCGGGCTTCTTCAACGCCGGTCAGGACTGTACGGCCGCCTGCCGCGTCCTCGTCCACGAGGCGATCCACGACGAGTTCGTGGCGGCGCTGGCGAAGGCCGCGGCCGATACGAAGACGGGGCAGCCGGACGATGAGGACGTGCTGTTCGGGCCGCTCAACAACCCGAACCAGCTGAAGCAGGTGAGCGGGTTCATCGAGCGGCTGCCGGCGCACGCGCGCGTTGAGGCCGGGGGCAAGCGGGTCGGCGACAAGGGGTACTTCTTCGCGCCGACCGTCGTTTCCGGGGTCAAGCAGGACGACGAGATCATCCAGAAGGAGGTCTTCGGGCCGGTCATCACCGTTCAGTCCTTCTCGAACGAGGAGCAGGCCGTCGAGTGGGCGAACGGTGTGGAGTACGCGCTCGCGTCGTCGGTGTGGACGAAGGACCACGGGCGTGCGATGCGGATGTCGAAGGCGCTGGACTTCGGGTGCGTGTGGATCAACACGCATATTCCGCTGGTTGCGGAGATGCCGCATGGCGGGTTCAAGAAGTCCGGGTACGGCAAGGATCTTTCGGCGTACGGGTTTGATGACTACACGCGGATCAAGCATGTGATGACGTCGCTGGAGGGGTAG
- a CDS encoding VOC family protein yields MYQQMIFLNLPVNDLDASKKFFTELGYSINEQFSDENAASVVISDTIVAMLLKKSFYSTFTKKEIADATKTSQVLIALSAETREKVDELVDKALALGGSPTGETQDQGFMYGRAFDDLNGHTWEVVWMDPAAVEG; encoded by the coding sequence ATGTACCAGCAGATGATCTTCCTGAACCTGCCCGTCAACGACCTCGACGCCTCGAAGAAGTTCTTCACGGAGCTGGGTTACTCGATCAACGAGCAGTTCAGCGACGAGAACGCGGCCTCGGTCGTGATCAGCGACACGATCGTGGCGATGCTGCTCAAGAAGTCGTTCTACTCGACCTTCACGAAGAAGGAGATCGCGGATGCCACGAAGACCAGCCAAGTGCTGATCGCGCTGAGCGCCGAGACCCGCGAGAAGGTCGACGAACTGGTAGACAAGGCGCTCGCCCTGGGCGGTTCCCCCACCGGCGAGACCCAGGACCAGGGCTTCATGTACGGCCGCGCCTTCGACGACCTCAACGGCCACACCTGGGAGGTCGTCTGGATGGACCCGGCGGCGGTAGAAGGCTGA
- a CDS encoding Lrp/AsnC family transcriptional regulator, whose product MHSKVVASRSADQRNGNPQLDAVSLAIIEQLQEDGRRPYAAIGKAVGLSEAAVRQRVQKLLDQGVMQIVAVTDPLTVGFRRQAMVGIHVEGDVESVADALTAMSECEYVVMTAGSFDLMVEIVCEDDDHLLEVINRRIRAIPGVRSTESFVYLKLKKQTYMWGTR is encoded by the coding sequence ATGCACAGTAAGGTCGTGGCCAGTCGAAGCGCAGATCAACGGAACGGCAATCCCCAGCTGGACGCCGTCTCCCTCGCCATCATCGAACAGCTCCAGGAAGACGGCCGCCGGCCGTACGCCGCGATCGGCAAGGCCGTCGGCCTCTCCGAGGCGGCCGTGCGCCAGCGCGTCCAGAAGCTGCTCGACCAGGGCGTGATGCAGATCGTCGCCGTCACGGACCCGCTCACCGTGGGCTTCCGCCGGCAGGCCATGGTCGGCATTCATGTCGAGGGCGACGTGGAGTCCGTGGCCGACGCGCTGACCGCCATGTCCGAATGCGAGTACGTGGTGATGACCGCAGGCTCCTTCGACCTGATGGTGGAGATCGTCTGCGAGGACGACGACCACCTCCTGGAGGTCATCAACCGACGCATCCGGGCCATCCCCGGAGTGCGCTCCACCGAGAGCTTCGTCTATCTGAAGCTCAAGAAGCAGACCTACATGTGGGGAACCCGATAA
- a CDS encoding ABC transporter ATP-binding protein: protein MVAPPDNDVLWARALHFQHDDGSPALGGVSLHVQEGEIVAVSGPRGSGKTTLLRCLSGLVRPLRGEVWFNSLPVHTMGPIARERLRRDRFAWIDPAPLLVPELNAWENAALPLMLRGTSRRRAKVAAMEWLERLDVGDRARKRPHEMVQAERQRVSLARALAPTPTVLFADEPTAPLHRADRGHVLRTLTTAARSHGITVILATHDAETAAVADRTLSLLDGRRVTTVHLPPVTESEGRAACSLSV, encoded by the coding sequence ATGGTGGCTCCGCCGGACAACGACGTTCTCTGGGCACGCGCCCTGCACTTCCAGCACGACGACGGCTCGCCCGCGCTCGGCGGCGTCTCCCTCCACGTCCAGGAGGGCGAGATCGTCGCGGTGAGCGGCCCGCGCGGCAGCGGCAAGACGACGCTGCTGAGATGTCTGTCCGGTCTGGTACGACCGTTGCGCGGCGAAGTCTGGTTCAACAGCCTGCCGGTGCACACCATGGGCCCGATCGCCCGGGAACGGCTGCGCCGCGACCGCTTCGCCTGGATCGACCCGGCCCCGCTGCTCGTCCCCGAACTCAACGCCTGGGAGAACGCCGCCCTGCCGCTGATGCTCCGCGGCACGAGTCGCCGTCGCGCCAAGGTGGCCGCGATGGAGTGGCTTGAGCGTCTGGACGTCGGCGACCGTGCCCGTAAGCGGCCGCACGAGATGGTCCAGGCGGAACGCCAGCGCGTCTCGCTCGCGAGGGCCCTGGCCCCGACCCCCACGGTGCTGTTCGCGGACGAACCGACGGCCCCCCTGCACCGCGCCGACCGCGGCCACGTCCTGCGCACGCTCACCACTGCGGCCCGCTCGCACGGCATCACCGTGATCCTGGCGACGCACGACGCGGAAACGGCGGCGGTCGCGGACCGCACGCTCTCCCTCCTGGACGGCCGGCGCGTGACCACGGTGCATCTGCCCCCGGTCACCGAGTCGGAAGGCCGGGCCGCGTGCTCGCTCTCCGTCTGA
- a CDS encoding bifunctional cytochrome P450/NADPH--P450 reductase: MTTQPVTDLRPIRSPRGIPLLGHTSQIPSTNPVEYFGELSLQFPEGLYGMDIAGIEQVFVYDPDLVAEVCDETRFFKQIDKTPLHHVRDYTGAGLFTAHQHEEEWGMAHRVLLPAFSQRAMKAYYGQMLEIAENLVGKWEGREGEPVNITDDYTRLTLDTIALSGFGYRFQSFDKEKLHPFLNALLEALIESMRRSQELPMMTKLRKADDKKYRENIQLMQDLVENVIKDRRQGKGTGEDDLLGLMLEATDPETGKLLADENVRDQVVTFLIAGHETTSGLLSFATYSLMRNPHVLAQAYAEVDRLLPGDTVPDYDTIMKLDVIPRILEETLRLWAPIPLIAKAPLEDTVIGGRYELKKGTRANILMGALHSHPRAWERPEEFDIDRWLPENRVNHHPHAYKPFGNGVRACIGRQFALTEARLALALVLQKFRFADPNDYKMDVREALTRKPGDFQLVVRTRQEHERTVFGAADLRTDDTQAQAVVSGVGVNLTVAYGSSLGSCEDLARTIADRGERSGFGTTLTSLDELGDHLPTEGLLVVVAASYNGKAPDNAQRFDDLIAAGLPESSLSNVRFALLGAGNTQWVATYQAFPKRIEEALLAAGATPIIERGIADAAGDFDGMATRWTDTLWATLAEEYAADTSEAGGPRYQVRLLTEADVRPAIVSEQAHPLTVVANDELVSDATGLWDFSIEPPRPSAKSITIELPEDVTYDTGNHLAVFAKNEPALVDRALMRLGVDRDQVLRLDQPAGGRTHLPVGTPVTAGLLFTEFLELQDVATRSQIQTLAEHTSCPWARLQLDAYTADTEEAQQLYRQEILNKRISVLGLLERFPAIELPLAVFLDLMGPIRPRFYSISSSPLANPRQVRLTVGLLEGPALSGDGQYRGTCSSYIARLEPGDVFYGYVRVPSPTFAPPADPATPLILIGPGTGIAPLRGFLEERARQYKIGTKVGLSEVFVGCRHPEHDYFYRGEMEMWELSGTARVHTAFSAVAGHPARFVQDAITAASDRVWQALQDGAYVYVCGDGRRMAPAVREALAAIHRRHTGSDDEAAQQWLAQLEADERYQQDVFA; this comes from the coding sequence ATGACCACGCAACCCGTGACCGACCTGCGTCCCATCCGGTCCCCGCGCGGGATCCCCCTCCTCGGCCACACGTCGCAGATCCCCAGCACCAACCCGGTCGAGTACTTCGGCGAGCTGTCCCTGCAGTTCCCCGAGGGCCTCTATGGCATGGACATCGCCGGCATCGAGCAGGTCTTCGTCTACGACCCGGACCTGGTGGCCGAGGTCTGCGACGAGACGCGGTTCTTCAAGCAGATCGACAAGACGCCGCTGCACCACGTCCGGGACTACACGGGGGCGGGCCTGTTCACGGCCCACCAGCACGAAGAGGAATGGGGCATGGCGCACCGTGTCCTCCTGCCTGCCTTCAGCCAGCGGGCCATGAAGGCCTACTACGGGCAGATGCTGGAGATCGCCGAGAACCTGGTCGGCAAGTGGGAGGGCCGGGAGGGCGAGCCGGTCAACATCACCGACGACTACACCCGGCTCACCCTGGACACCATCGCCCTGTCGGGGTTCGGCTACCGGTTCCAGTCCTTCGACAAGGAGAAGCTGCACCCCTTCCTCAACGCGCTGCTGGAGGCGCTGATCGAGTCGATGCGGCGCTCGCAGGAGCTGCCGATGATGACCAAGCTCCGCAAGGCGGACGACAAGAAGTATCGCGAGAACATCCAGCTGATGCAGGACCTGGTCGAGAACGTGATCAAGGATCGCCGCCAGGGGAAGGGCACCGGCGAGGACGACCTGCTGGGCCTGATGCTGGAGGCCACCGACCCGGAGACCGGCAAGCTGCTGGCCGACGAAAACGTCCGGGACCAGGTGGTGACGTTCCTGATCGCCGGTCACGAGACCACCAGTGGTCTGCTGTCGTTCGCCACGTACTCGCTGATGCGCAACCCGCACGTGCTGGCCCAGGCCTACGCCGAGGTGGACCGGCTGCTGCCCGGCGACACCGTCCCGGACTACGACACGATCATGAAGCTGGACGTCATCCCGCGCATCCTGGAAGAGACCCTGCGCCTGTGGGCTCCCATCCCGCTGATCGCCAAGGCCCCGCTGGAGGACACCGTCATCGGCGGCCGCTATGAGCTGAAGAAGGGAACGCGGGCGAACATCCTCATGGGCGCGCTGCACTCCCACCCCAGGGCGTGGGAGCGGCCGGAGGAGTTCGACATCGACCGGTGGCTGCCGGAGAACCGGGTCAACCACCACCCGCACGCCTACAAGCCGTTCGGCAACGGAGTGCGTGCCTGCATCGGCCGGCAGTTCGCGCTCACCGAGGCCCGTCTGGCCCTGGCGCTGGTGCTGCAGAAGTTCAGGTTCGCCGATCCGAACGACTACAAGATGGACGTGCGGGAAGCGCTGACGCGGAAGCCCGGTGACTTCCAGCTGGTCGTACGGACCCGCCAGGAACACGAGCGGACCGTCTTCGGCGCCGCGGACCTGCGGACCGACGACACCCAGGCGCAGGCCGTGGTCAGCGGTGTCGGGGTGAACCTCACCGTCGCCTACGGCTCCAGCCTGGGATCGTGCGAGGACCTGGCGCGCACGATCGCCGACCGCGGTGAGCGCTCCGGGTTCGGCACCACGCTGACGAGCCTGGACGAGCTGGGCGACCACCTGCCCACCGAGGGTCTGCTCGTGGTCGTCGCCGCCAGCTACAACGGCAAGGCGCCCGACAACGCGCAGCGCTTCGACGACCTGATCGCCGCCGGGCTGCCCGAGAGCTCACTGTCGAACGTGCGGTTCGCACTACTGGGCGCCGGCAACACCCAGTGGGTGGCGACCTACCAGGCCTTCCCCAAGCGGATCGAGGAAGCCCTGCTGGCCGCCGGCGCCACCCCCATCATTGAGCGCGGCATCGCCGACGCCGCCGGTGACTTCGACGGCATGGCCACCCGCTGGACGGACACCCTGTGGGCCACCCTGGCCGAGGAGTACGCCGCCGACACCTCCGAGGCGGGCGGACCGCGCTACCAGGTGCGGCTGCTCACCGAGGCAGACGTACGCCCCGCGATCGTCTCCGAGCAGGCCCACCCCCTCACCGTCGTCGCCAACGACGAACTCGTCAGCGACGCGACCGGCCTGTGGGACTTCAGCATCGAGCCGCCGCGCCCGTCGGCGAAGTCCATCACCATCGAGCTGCCCGAGGATGTCACCTACGACACCGGCAACCACCTGGCCGTCTTCGCCAAGAACGAACCGGCCTTGGTGGACCGCGCCCTCATGCGGCTCGGCGTCGACCGTGACCAGGTACTCCGGCTGGACCAGCCCGCAGGCGGCCGGACCCACCTGCCGGTGGGCACGCCCGTCACCGCCGGCCTGCTGTTCACCGAGTTCCTGGAACTGCAGGACGTGGCCACCCGTTCCCAGATCCAGACCCTGGCGGAGCACACCTCGTGCCCCTGGGCCCGGCTGCAGCTGGACGCGTACACCGCCGACACCGAAGAGGCCCAGCAGCTTTACCGGCAGGAGATACTCAATAAGCGCATCTCGGTGCTGGGCCTCCTGGAGCGCTTCCCGGCGATCGAACTGCCGCTGGCCGTCTTCCTGGACCTGATGGGCCCGATCCGTCCCCGCTTCTACTCCATCTCCTCCTCCCCGCTGGCCAACCCGCGCCAGGTGCGCCTGACCGTCGGCCTCCTCGAAGGCCCGGCCCTGTCCGGCGACGGCCAGTACCGCGGCACCTGCTCCTCCTACATCGCCCGCCTCGAGCCGGGAGATGTCTTCTACGGCTACGTACGCGTCCCGTCCCCGACCTTTGCCCCGCCCGCCGACCCCGCCACGCCGCTGATCCTCATCGGACCCGGCACCGGCATCGCACCGCTGCGCGGCTTCCTGGAGGAGCGCGCCCGGCAGTACAAGATCGGCACGAAGGTGGGCCTGTCCGAGGTCTTCGTCGGCTGCCGCCACCCGGAGCACGACTACTTCTACCGCGGCGAGATGGAGATGTGGGAGCTGTCCGGCACCGCTCGGGTCCACACCGCCTTCTCCGCGGTGGCCGGCCACCCCGCCCGGTTCGTCCAGGACGCGATCACCGCCGCTTCCGACAGGGTCTGGCAGGCACTCCAGGACGGCGCGTATGTCTACGTATGCGGTGACGGCCGCCGCATGGCACCCGCGGTGCGCGAGGCCCTCGCCGCCATCCACCGTCGGCACACCGGCAGCGACGACGAGGCCGCCCAGCAGTGGCTCGCCCAGCTGGAAGCCGACGAGCGCTATCAGCAGGACGTCTTCGCCTGA